In Legionella lytica, one genomic interval encodes:
- a CDS encoding HAD family hydrolase has protein sequence MYQIILFDLDDTLIDFSAAEQIGVRKIHEQFYPTTPYPLFEQRFKKVNNELWARVGAQENGLMPSDVRFLRFKQLNEAIECASHSNEVAEAYEHYLIEHIEWIPDVRKTIEFLHQKGHILGIITNGFSASQLRKKEKFALENWFDCFVISDDVGFAKPNKEIFNIALQKLSNTHNQPIHSYHKNSILMVGDSIISDGHGAKNFGVNYCHVHHSPPQTAQLETTLTYHINSVANLPNCIGYETEYKLFLNSF, from the coding sequence TTGTATCAAATTATTTTGTTTGATTTAGATGATACCTTAATTGATTTTTCAGCTGCAGAACAAATCGGTGTACGTAAAATTCATGAGCAGTTTTATCCAACAACCCCCTACCCACTCTTCGAACAGCGCTTTAAAAAAGTGAATAATGAACTTTGGGCACGCGTTGGTGCCCAGGAAAATGGACTCATGCCCAGTGATGTGCGATTTTTACGTTTTAAGCAATTAAACGAAGCCATAGAATGCGCAAGCCACTCTAATGAAGTCGCTGAGGCGTATGAACATTATCTGATTGAGCACATTGAGTGGATTCCTGATGTTAGAAAAACCATTGAATTCTTGCATCAAAAAGGTCATATTTTAGGCATTATTACCAATGGATTCTCTGCATCTCAATTGAGGAAAAAAGAAAAATTTGCCCTTGAAAATTGGTTTGATTGTTTTGTGATTTCTGATGACGTTGGCTTTGCCAAGCCCAATAAGGAAATTTTTAATATCGCCTTACAGAAACTGTCTAATACTCATAATCAACCCATTCACAGCTATCACAAAAACTCCATTCTAATGGTTGGTGACTCTATTATTAGCGATGGGCATGGAGCAAAAAACTTCGGGGTTAACTATTGCCATGTTCATCATAGCCCACCACAAACAGCCCAGTTAGAAACAACGCTTACCTATCACATTAATTCGGTAGCGAATTTGCCAAATTGTATTGGCTATGAAACAGAATATAAGCTTTTTTTGAATTCTTTCTAG
- a CDS encoding DUF5630 domain-containing protein — MIVPRWCYQLDESEKLLKNELYRTWQKSINDNQPELIETLIQEYDTELLFKLALTDPEFNTLCKSPNLEPHWVELWRLCGTNPREDAEKNHKPIQEYSPMLTVPSCFELLKGYYLYYTYTTLIESGGDLSAAEFEEAKELLVASADCGCFFSMNVLCREGLSALKESVDDEITEFVLKYATLAANLYLAPGYLLLGSVCQELMGYQDNAHWSSYPFVQMTFQAYTIAKHLEPISGPMLNNAYQGKTLKEASNGAFSTFFEGQLRAQEYLMLNPIEIHHWSILAKNEANIIEARYMEEKRKLNQQNNDEKSEPPSYFRM; from the coding sequence ATGATTGTCCCCCGTTGGTGTTATCAATTGGATGAATCTGAGAAGTTATTAAAAAATGAACTCTATCGAACCTGGCAAAAAAGCATAAATGACAACCAACCTGAATTAATAGAAACGCTCATCCAAGAATATGACACCGAGCTATTATTTAAACTGGCCTTAACCGATCCTGAGTTTAATACGTTATGTAAGTCACCTAACTTAGAGCCACATTGGGTTGAGCTCTGGCGTTTGTGCGGTACTAATCCCAGAGAAGATGCAGAGAAAAACCATAAACCTATTCAAGAATATTCCCCTATGCTTACGGTCCCCTCCTGCTTTGAGTTATTGAAAGGCTATTATTTATATTATACTTATACCACTTTAATTGAGTCTGGGGGTGACTTATCCGCAGCAGAATTTGAGGAAGCTAAAGAACTATTAGTGGCGTCAGCCGATTGCGGCTGTTTTTTTTCCATGAATGTTTTATGTCGGGAAGGACTTTCAGCATTGAAAGAATCCGTCGATGATGAGATAACCGAATTTGTTTTAAAGTATGCAACTCTCGCTGCCAATCTCTATTTAGCTCCTGGGTATTTATTGCTGGGCTCAGTATGCCAAGAACTAATGGGTTACCAAGATAATGCTCATTGGTCTTCCTATCCGTTTGTACAAATGACTTTTCAAGCGTATACAATTGCAAAACACCTAGAACCAATATCTGGTCCGATGCTCAATAATGCATATCAAGGAAAAACATTAAAAGAGGCTAGCAATGGAGCATTTTCAACCTTTTTTGAAGGCCAATTAAGGGCACAAGAGTATTTAATGTTAAACCCTATAGAAATCCACCATTGGAGTATTTTAGCCAAAAATGAAGCAAACATAATTGAGGCTCGCTACATGGAAGAAAAAAGAAAACTCAATCAACAAAACAATGATGAAAAGTCTGAGCCGCCCTCCTATTTTAGGATGTAA
- a CDS encoding TIGR02444 family protein, with translation MFNNSSVKPPENPFWQFSLTIYDDANIKEACHIFQNIDSANVNLVLFAYWLGYAVHDISHEEFTHACKSVSIWNKEITKNLRKIRIFLKEISENEWVKSYYSQMLTDEIISESYQQELLYNQVKHRLKERAIQNNAMSSQYLSWLFSDSGHELYEPLKIRIEHFIKIMSDKLNRIQKA, from the coding sequence ATGTTCAACAACTCTTCAGTAAAACCACCAGAAAATCCCTTTTGGCAGTTTTCATTAACGATTTATGATGACGCCAACATTAAAGAGGCATGCCATATATTTCAGAATATCGATTCTGCTAATGTCAATTTAGTCTTGTTTGCGTATTGGCTTGGCTATGCCGTACATGACATCAGCCATGAAGAATTTACCCACGCATGCAAGAGTGTCTCCATCTGGAATAAAGAAATAACTAAAAATCTGCGCAAAATACGTATTTTCTTAAAAGAAATCAGCGAGAATGAGTGGGTAAAAAGTTACTACTCACAAATGCTTACTGACGAAATCATTTCTGAATCTTATCAACAAGAACTGTTATATAACCAAGTCAAGCATCGTTTAAAAGAAAGAGCCATACAAAATAATGCAATGTCATCTCAATATCTATCCTGGCTTTTTAGCGATTCGGGCCACGAGCTTTACGAGCCCCTAAAGATAAGAATCGAGCATTTTATCAAAATAATGAGTGATAAATTAAATCGTATACAAAAAGCATAA
- the ribE gene encoding riboflavin synthase, with the protein MFTGIIEQKGIILSNLRKGSAHRLIISAVFEQLQVGESIAVNGICLTLLPSTADNELHFDVSPETLNVTTLADAVAGDFVNLERAMLSSTRFGGHYVSGHVDAIAVVRAVNHVEEYLEVELAGFEEAAMAYLLPKGSITVEGVSLTINSVGDKSVKLMLVPHTLANTTLDVLKPGQQVNIEFDYLTRIVAHQLRVSGQLA; encoded by the coding sequence ATGTTTACTGGAATAATCGAACAAAAAGGGATAATTCTTAGCAACCTTCGTAAGGGCAGTGCTCATCGTCTTATTATTTCCGCTGTATTTGAACAATTGCAGGTGGGAGAAAGTATCGCTGTCAACGGTATTTGCTTAACATTATTGCCTTCTACGGCTGATAATGAATTGCATTTTGATGTTTCTCCAGAAACTTTAAATGTGACAACGCTAGCCGATGCAGTGGCTGGAGACTTTGTGAATTTAGAACGAGCCATGCTTTCTTCAACACGCTTTGGTGGGCATTATGTCAGCGGTCATGTGGATGCGATCGCAGTCGTTCGCGCAGTTAACCATGTTGAGGAGTATCTTGAGGTTGAGTTGGCGGGTTTTGAGGAGGCCGCAATGGCTTACTTACTTCCTAAAGGCAGCATCACGGTTGAGGGAGTCAGTTTAACAATCAATTCAGTGGGAGATAAAAGCGTTAAATTAATGCTGGTTCCACATACTTTGGCAAATACTACTTTAGATGTTTTAAAGCCTGGGCAACAGGTTAATATAGAGTTTGATTATTTGACGCGCATTGTTGCGCATCAGTTGCGTGTTTCGGGTCAATTAGCATAA
- a CDS encoding UbiX family flavin prenyltransferase, whose translation MATKSRIIVGISGASGIIYGIRLLEVLKKLPVETHLIVSKSAQLIREYETELSVSELKAMADVCYPWNDIGANIASGSYKTLGMIVAPCSMKTLAEIAHGISSNLIGRAADVILKERRKLVLMTRESPLHLGHLQNMVAVTQQGAIVCPVMPAFYNKPETVDDIINHSVGRALDLFDLDAGIVKRWDKNNMVGDDV comes from the coding sequence ATGGCAACGAAGTCGCGTATTATTGTTGGTATTAGTGGTGCCTCAGGTATCATTTATGGAATAAGATTATTAGAAGTATTAAAAAAACTTCCTGTAGAAACACATTTAATTGTAAGCAAATCCGCTCAATTAATTAGAGAGTACGAAACGGAGTTAAGTGTTTCTGAACTAAAAGCAATGGCCGATGTTTGTTATCCATGGAATGATATTGGCGCTAATATTGCCAGTGGCTCGTATAAAACTTTAGGAATGATTGTTGCTCCTTGTTCAATGAAAACGCTTGCAGAAATTGCTCACGGTATTAGCTCGAATTTAATTGGCAGGGCTGCGGATGTGATTTTAAAAGAACGAAGAAAGCTGGTATTAATGACGCGGGAATCACCTTTACATTTAGGTCATTTACAAAACATGGTTGCGGTGACTCAGCAAGGGGCTATTGTTTGTCCTGTAATGCCAGCTTTTTATAACAAGCCTGAAACGGTTGATGACATAATAAACCACAGCGTAGGCAGGGCACTTGATTTATTTGATCTGGACGCTGGTATCGTAAAGCGGTGGGATAAAAATAATATGGTAGGAGATGATGTGTGA